The following coding sequences lie in one Thermomicrobium sp. 4228-Ro genomic window:
- a CDS encoding glycosyltransferase family 9 protein, with amino-acid sequence MMRAVARALARAIGRSLPSPVTPPAPRREILLIQPDHLGDGILALPALWWLRRSVPSLRLTLAIGPWNVPLFSTVRGYDGLLVLAFPGFTRQGPRTPLAPYRLLLHEAARLRRRSPLAAVILRDDHWWGAWLCELAGIPLRIGADHPHVRPFLTHPVSLHSTHVAARNIELVSALLSLLGADREVAEISPTRFPLVWPIDERAQEHLDCILQDHAVTQPFVVVHPGSGATAKCWPADRWTIVIDALAERGMHVVLTGSASERPELEAIARSTGARVTVLAGILSLPMLAELLRCAQLVIGPDTGPLHLAVAVGTPSVHLFGPTHPARFGPWGPSDRHRVIRSPLVCSRCGDIGPDRSLGLGCMIALTPQQVISTVDELLSSSAPR; translated from the coding sequence ATGATGCGTGCTGTGGCACGCGCACTCGCACGAGCCATCGGACGCTCGCTTCCATCACCGGTGACTCCACCTGCACCGCGCCGAGAGATTCTGCTGATCCAGCCGGATCACCTCGGCGATGGCATTCTCGCGCTCCCAGCACTGTGGTGGCTCCGGCGCTCGGTACCGTCACTGCGCCTGACGCTGGCGATCGGCCCATGGAATGTCCCTCTGTTCAGCACCGTGCGAGGGTACGACGGTCTCCTCGTCCTTGCCTTCCCCGGATTCACTCGCCAAGGTCCACGGACACCGCTCGCTCCGTATCGCCTTCTCCTCCACGAAGCCGCCCGACTCCGGCGACGGAGCCCGCTCGCCGCAGTGATCTTGCGCGACGATCACTGGTGGGGTGCGTGGCTTTGCGAACTGGCCGGCATTCCGCTCCGTATCGGCGCTGATCATCCGCATGTCCGTCCCTTCCTCACGCACCCGGTGTCGCTCCACTCGACGCATGTCGCGGCCCGTAACATCGAACTCGTCAGTGCGCTCCTCAGCCTCCTCGGAGCCGACCGCGAGGTCGCGGAGATTTCCCCGACTCGTTTCCCGCTGGTCTGGCCGATCGACGAACGTGCACAGGAACACTTGGACTGTATCCTACAAGATCACGCTGTCACCCAGCCGTTCGTCGTCGTGCATCCCGGCTCCGGTGCTACTGCCAAGTGCTGGCCAGCCGATCGCTGGACGATCGTCATCGATGCGCTCGCTGAACGCGGAATGCATGTCGTCCTCACCGGTTCCGCGAGCGAGCGGCCAGAACTCGAGGCGATCGCCCGCTCGACCGGTGCTCGGGTCACTGTCCTCGCTGGCATTCTTTCCCTACCGATGCTCGCCGAGCTTTTGCGATGCGCCCAGCTGGTGATCGGCCCGGATACTGGTCCGCTCCATCTGGCAGTCGCCGTGGGGACGCCCTCGGTGCATCTTTTCGGACCGACCCACCCAGCGCGGTTCGGCCCCTGGGGACCGTCGGATCGCCATCGCGTCATTCGCTCACCGTTGGTCTGCTCGCGGTGCGGCGATATCGGACCGGATCGAAGCCTCGGACTCGGTTGTATGATCGCGCTGACGCCCCAGCAGGTTATCAGCACGGTGGACGAACTCCTGTCATCGAGCGCACCGAGATGA
- the waaF gene encoding lipopolysaccharide heptosyltransferase II has protein sequence MQRILVVKPCCLGDALMATPVLRALRTAYPKATIDVVVSAWAAPAFDEHPAVRRLIAYPERPTIARIVRLASRLARERYDWALGLDRSPYVGALLWLSRVPLRAGLGYGWRARFYTHPVRPNPTQHETEAYLAVSRALGVPDQGFEPEYFVPPSVRETMLARTAPFARPLIVLHPGGAVNPGSHLLAKRWPPDRFAGLADRLVNRFGATVILVGGPTDREAVEAVRRLARQCLVDWSGQLSWKELAGLLAVADLFVGNDTGAGHLAAAVGTATVSIFGPTSPLRYRPLGRRAIVCAPPASWHIATEQDLRRPFAIPEQFDMRLVTVEEVFAACCALLQIDGKLV, from the coding sequence ATGCAGCGCATCCTGGTCGTGAAACCATGTTGCCTGGGCGACGCGCTGATGGCGACACCAGTGCTCCGTGCGCTCCGCACGGCTTACCCAAAGGCCACCATCGACGTGGTCGTCTCTGCTTGGGCTGCTCCGGCCTTCGACGAGCATCCCGCGGTACGACGGCTGATCGCGTACCCTGAGCGACCGACAATCGCGCGGATCGTTCGTTTGGCCAGCCGCCTGGCGAGGGAGCGCTACGACTGGGCGCTCGGACTCGATCGCTCACCCTACGTCGGAGCACTCCTCTGGCTGAGTCGCGTACCGCTTCGAGCCGGGCTCGGTTACGGCTGGCGTGCACGGTTCTACACGCACCCCGTCCGCCCGAACCCGACACAGCATGAAACGGAAGCCTACCTTGCCGTCAGTCGCGCGCTCGGTGTACCGGACCAGGGTTTCGAACCCGAATACTTCGTCCCGCCTTCAGTACGGGAGACGATGCTCGCCCGTACTGCTCCCTTTGCGCGACCGCTTATCGTTCTGCATCCCGGCGGTGCTGTGAACCCGGGGAGTCACCTGCTCGCTAAGCGGTGGCCACCCGATCGTTTTGCAGGCCTCGCCGATCGACTCGTGAACCGGTTCGGTGCGACCGTCATCCTGGTGGGTGGACCCACCGACCGCGAAGCAGTCGAGGCTGTCCGTCGTCTGGCTCGGCAATGCCTGGTCGATTGGTCCGGCCAGCTGTCGTGGAAGGAACTGGCGGGTCTCCTGGCCGTGGCTGACCTCTTCGTCGGGAACGACACGGGCGCGGGGCATCTGGCAGCCGCTGTCGGGACAGCGACCGTCTCCATTTTCGGTCCGACGAGTCCGCTGCGGTACCGGCCGCTCGGTCGCCGTGCGATCGTCTGTGCGCCGCCAGCCAGCTGGCACATTGCAACCGAGCAGGACTTGCGTCGGCCGTTCGCGATACCGGAGCAGTTCGACATGCGCTTGGTAACGGTGGAAGAGGTCTTCGCAGCGTGCTGCGCCCTCCTCCAGATCGATGGGAAACTGGTATGA
- a CDS encoding glycosyltransferase family 4 protein: MKPRVIGIDASRIAVPKVTGTERYAQCIVEHLLQIATPFRFRLFVRGPLELSVPAERAEFRVIPFPRLWTHVRLAAELVRHPVDLLFVPAHVLPVWCPVPGVVTVHDLGYRYEPEAHPLLQRLYLEFGTLRSVRQARRVIAISQATARDLVRFYRVPPERIAVVPHGVDRQFSPRTAEEVARVRERYGLHKPFLLHVGTLQPRKNLVRLIRAFERVAATDHELELILAGKRGWLAEPIETAIRSSPVRQRIRVLGHVVDSDLPALYSAAELFVFPSLYEGFGLPVLEAMACGIPVVTSRRGALAEIAGPAITCDPLSVEDIARAIAEARDPVHRPQLVRAGLEHAKQFTWERSAHLTLDVLAEAIGTRHADTVSSHTRREDR, encoded by the coding sequence ATGAAACCACGTGTTATCGGCATCGACGCGAGTCGCATCGCAGTCCCGAAGGTGACTGGCACCGAGCGGTACGCCCAGTGCATCGTCGAGCACCTGCTCCAGATCGCGACTCCATTCCGGTTTCGCCTCTTCGTCAGAGGCCCGCTCGAGCTTTCGGTTCCGGCCGAGCGGGCCGAGTTCCGCGTGATTCCCTTCCCACGCCTCTGGACGCATGTCCGTCTGGCTGCCGAGCTCGTGCGACACCCTGTCGACCTTCTCTTCGTCCCGGCACACGTCCTTCCGGTCTGGTGTCCGGTGCCAGGCGTCGTCACGGTGCACGACCTCGGATACCGGTACGAACCGGAGGCGCATCCTCTGCTCCAGCGCCTCTACCTTGAGTTCGGCACGCTGCGGAGTGTCCGTCAGGCACGACGAGTGATCGCGATCTCGCAGGCGACCGCTCGCGATCTCGTTCGCTTCTATCGCGTACCGCCCGAGCGAATCGCCGTCGTCCCGCATGGTGTCGATCGCCAGTTCTCACCTCGGACTGCCGAAGAGGTCGCGCGCGTTCGGGAGCGCTACGGATTACACAAGCCTTTCCTCTTGCATGTCGGTACGCTGCAACCACGCAAGAACCTCGTCCGGCTGATCCGGGCTTTCGAACGCGTGGCAGCGACCGATCACGAGCTCGAACTAATTCTCGCCGGAAAACGTGGCTGGCTGGCCGAGCCGATCGAGACAGCGATAAGGTCGAGCCCGGTACGACAGCGCATCCGAGTGCTCGGGCACGTCGTGGACAGCGATCTCCCCGCGCTCTATAGCGCTGCTGAGCTGTTCGTCTTCCCGTCGCTCTACGAGGGGTTCGGGCTACCAGTGCTGGAGGCAATGGCCTGTGGTATCCCGGTCGTGACGAGCCGCCGCGGCGCGCTCGCCGAAATCGCCGGGCCAGCGATCACCTGCGATCCGCTGAGCGTCGAGGACATCGCTCGTGCGATCGCTGAGGCGCGAGACCCGGTGCATCGGCCGCAACTGGTGCGGGCTGGGCTCGAGCACGCGAAACAATTCACCTGGGAACGATCGGCGCACCTTACTCTGGATGTTCTCGCGGAGGCGATCGGAACACGTCATGCTGACACGGTTTCATCGCATACTCGTCGTGAAGATCGCTGA